A genomic region of Chlorobaculum parvum NCIB 8327 contains the following coding sequences:
- a CDS encoding prolyl oligopeptidase family serine peptidase, which produces MRKLRLPALLHLVALLLISSLPAFAGSKANMEAPSSNVVETVCGERIADPYRPLENLKDPKVQAWYKREADHARAVLDAIPGRSELIAKMVEFDKRRPEKIYNLSITDNDRYFYLKQTPADETGKLFFRKGYKGKERLLFDPTTYKDGSDGAFVISRVSPNIDGSKVVIGVSANGSEDAILFVMDVKNGHIWPERIDRCRFASPSWLPCGKAFFYTRMNSNDPLDQDRQKDSRVYLHFVGTDPSTDPEIFSRTHDPELKIRAEDIPYVSYDDKSRKLYAFVSSVDPRITAWYADDDAIRKASIPWKPLLRAEDEVYDFAATKHDLYLFTPKNAPRFKVLKTSLDRPDLATAETVIPEPAEGTLTALALTDNGLFYTISTNGVREELYHLNYGDTQPQKIETPFEAGTMSISSKGFDQPELWAIMGGWNHDYRRYRYDAKHNRFIDETLSSKASYPEYDNLEVREVMVPSHDGVKVPLSLIFNRGMKKDGKTPVLIYGYGAYGNSITPFFSPSFLLWTHRGGMIAVAHVRGGGELGDDWHKAGMKSTKPNTWKDLIACAEYLIKEGYTSPEHIAINAGSAGGILIGRAITERPDLFAAAMPQVGVLNALRGEFSPNGPVNVPEFGTVKNPDDCKALLEMDAYLHIRNGVKYPAALITAGMNDPRVPAWQPAKFAARLQEATASGKPVLFFTDYKAGHGIGDTKTKQFESLADMLSFGLWQTGEDGK; this is translated from the coding sequence ATGCGAAAGCTCCGACTTCCCGCCCTCCTGCACCTCGTTGCCCTGCTGCTCATCTCGTCGCTTCCGGCCTTTGCAGGAAGCAAGGCTAACATGGAGGCGCCGTCCTCCAACGTGGTCGAAACCGTCTGTGGCGAGCGCATCGCCGACCCCTATCGCCCGCTCGAAAATCTCAAAGACCCGAAAGTCCAAGCCTGGTACAAGCGTGAGGCTGATCATGCGCGCGCGGTGCTTGACGCCATTCCGGGACGTAGCGAGCTGATCGCAAAAATGGTGGAGTTCGACAAGCGGCGTCCGGAGAAGATTTACAACCTCTCGATTACCGACAACGACCGCTACTTCTACCTCAAGCAAACGCCTGCGGACGAAACCGGCAAGCTCTTTTTCCGCAAAGGATACAAAGGCAAGGAGCGACTGCTCTTCGACCCGACGACCTACAAAGACGGCAGCGACGGCGCGTTCGTCATCAGCCGGGTTTCGCCGAATATCGACGGCTCGAAGGTGGTGATCGGCGTCTCCGCAAACGGGTCGGAGGACGCAATTCTTTTCGTCATGGATGTCAAAAACGGCCACATCTGGCCCGAACGGATCGACCGTTGCCGCTTCGCCTCCCCATCGTGGCTGCCCTGCGGCAAGGCGTTTTTCTACACCCGCATGAACAGCAACGATCCGCTCGACCAGGATCGTCAGAAAGACAGCCGCGTTTATCTGCACTTCGTCGGCACCGACCCTTCGACCGACCCCGAAATCTTTTCGCGCACGCACGATCCCGAACTGAAGATCAGAGCGGAGGACATCCCGTATGTTTCGTACGACGACAAAAGCCGCAAACTCTACGCCTTCGTGAGCAGCGTCGATCCGCGCATCACCGCGTGGTACGCCGATGACGACGCGATTCGCAAAGCATCAATTCCGTGGAAGCCGCTCCTGCGTGCGGAGGACGAGGTGTACGATTTCGCGGCAACGAAGCACGATCTCTACCTCTTCACACCGAAAAACGCTCCGCGCTTCAAGGTACTGAAAACCTCGCTCGACCGACCTGATCTGGCGACCGCCGAAACGGTCATTCCGGAACCGGCAGAAGGCACGCTGACCGCCCTTGCACTGACCGACAACGGACTGTTTTATACCATCTCCACCAACGGCGTCCGGGAGGAGTTGTATCATCTGAACTACGGCGACACGCAGCCGCAAAAGATCGAAACCCCGTTCGAGGCGGGCACGATGTCGATCAGCTCGAAAGGGTTCGACCAGCCTGAACTGTGGGCAATCATGGGCGGCTGGAACCACGACTACCGCCGCTACCGCTACGATGCGAAGCACAACCGCTTCATCGACGAAACGCTCTCGTCGAAGGCGAGCTATCCCGAATACGACAACCTCGAAGTCCGCGAAGTGATGGTTCCGTCGCACGACGGCGTCAAGGTGCCGCTGTCGCTAATCTTCAATCGTGGCATGAAAAAGGACGGCAAAACCCCCGTGCTGATCTACGGTTACGGTGCGTACGGCAACTCGATCACCCCTTTCTTCAGCCCCTCGTTCCTGCTCTGGACGCACCGGGGCGGCATGATCGCCGTGGCCCACGTACGCGGCGGCGGCGAGCTGGGCGACGACTGGCACAAGGCGGGCATGAAATCGACCAAGCCGAACACCTGGAAAGACCTCATCGCCTGCGCTGAATATTTGATTAAGGAGGGCTACACCTCGCCCGAGCACATCGCCATCAACGCCGGCAGCGCGGGCGGCATCCTCATCGGACGCGCCATAACCGAACGCCCCGACCTCTTCGCCGCCGCCATGCCGCAAGTCGGCGTGCTCAACGCGCTTCGGGGCGAATTCAGCCCCAACGGCCCGGTCAACGTCCCCGAATTCGGCACGGTGAAGAATCCGGACGATTGCAAAGCGCTCCTCGAAATGGACGCCTACCTGCACATCCGCAACGGCGTAAAGTATCCGGCAGCACTCATCACCGCAGGCATGAACGACCCCCGAGTCCCCGCCTGGCAACCCGCCAAATTCGCCGCAAGGTTACAGGAAGCGACCGCCTCCGGCAAGCCCGTACTCTTCTTCACGGATTACAAAGCCGGTCACGGCATAGGCGACACCAAGACCAAGCAGTTCGAATCGCTGGCTGACATGCTGAGCTTCGGGCTGTGGCAGACGGGTGAAGATGGGAAATGA
- a CDS encoding flavodoxin family protein, whose translation MKVIGINGSPRPAGNTSIMLKTVFETLEQEGIETELIQVGGTDIKGCRACYACIRNKNSKCSTKDGFNEIFEKMVEANGMILGSPVYFADITPELKALIDRSGFVSRTNGQLFRHKVGASIVSLRRGGGVHAYDSINHLFQICQMFMVGSTYWNLGFGGRDGGEVVNDTEGMDNMRDLGKSMAFLLKKLNAS comes from the coding sequence ATGAAAGTCATCGGAATCAATGGCAGCCCCCGCCCGGCGGGCAACACCTCGATCATGCTCAAAACCGTCTTCGAGACGCTCGAACAGGAGGGCATCGAAACGGAACTGATCCAGGTCGGAGGCACCGACATCAAGGGCTGTCGCGCTTGCTACGCCTGCATCAGGAACAAGAACAGCAAGTGTTCGACCAAAGACGGCTTCAATGAAATTTTTGAAAAGATGGTCGAGGCCAACGGCATGATTCTCGGCTCGCCGGTCTATTTCGCCGACATCACCCCGGAGCTGAAAGCGCTCATCGACCGCTCAGGCTTTGTGTCGAGAACCAACGGCCAGCTCTTCCGCCACAAGGTGGGCGCATCGATCGTCTCGCTCCGTCGCGGCGGCGGCGTGCACGCCTACGACAGCATCAACCATCTCTTCCAGATCTGCCAGATGTTCATGGTCGGCTCGACCTACTGGAACCTCGGCTTCGGCGGACGCGACGGCGGCGAGGTGGTCAACGACACCGAAGGCATGGACAACATGCGCGACCTCGGCAAGTCGATGGCCTTCCTGCTGAAGAAGCTGAATGCGAGTTAA
- a CDS encoding RluA family pseudouridine synthase → MQKEPLKTESPEELQPEAAPKTMTLDVSKVQTPMRIDRYLTQQVENMTRNKVQAAIEEGRVLVNGKPVKSNYRVKSCDHIHLTFLRPPAPELAPEDIPITILYEDDDLMVIDKEAGMVVHPAFGNWTGTLANAILHHLGKDADELDKTEMRPGIVHRLDKDTSGLIIIAKNPTALHKLARQFANRQVEKVYKAIVWGVPKAESGTIKTNIGRSHKNRKVMANFPYEGAEGKHAITDYQVVEDLGYFSLMDVTLHTGRTHQIRVHLQHLGHSILGDETYGGATPRTLPFSKSEPFTRNLLELMSRQALHAQTLRFRQPTTGEPLSFSAPLPEDMELVLEKIRTVMTASQS, encoded by the coding sequence ATGCAAAAAGAGCCGCTAAAAACCGAATCACCGGAAGAGCTTCAGCCCGAAGCCGCGCCGAAGACGATGACCCTCGATGTCAGCAAAGTGCAGACGCCGATGCGCATCGACCGCTACCTCACCCAGCAGGTCGAGAACATGACGCGCAACAAGGTGCAAGCGGCCATCGAGGAGGGGCGCGTGCTGGTCAACGGCAAACCGGTCAAGTCGAACTACCGCGTCAAATCGTGCGACCACATCCACCTCACCTTCCTGCGCCCGCCCGCCCCGGAACTTGCGCCGGAGGACATTCCGATCACCATTCTCTACGAGGATGACGACCTCATGGTGATCGACAAGGAGGCCGGCATGGTGGTGCATCCGGCGTTCGGCAACTGGACGGGTACGCTCGCCAACGCGATTCTGCACCACCTCGGCAAGGATGCCGACGAGCTCGACAAAACAGAGATGCGACCCGGCATCGTGCACCGGCTCGACAAGGACACCTCGGGCCTCATCATCATCGCCAAAAACCCGACGGCGCTGCACAAACTCGCGCGGCAGTTCGCCAACCGGCAGGTCGAAAAGGTCTATAAAGCGATCGTCTGGGGCGTTCCAAAAGCGGAGTCCGGCACCATTAAAACCAACATCGGTCGCTCGCACAAAAACCGCAAGGTAATGGCCAACTTCCCTTACGAAGGCGCTGAAGGCAAACACGCCATCACCGACTACCAGGTTGTCGAAGACCTCGGATACTTCTCGCTGATGGATGTGACGCTGCACACGGGTCGGACGCACCAGATCCGTGTGCACCTGCAACACCTCGGCCACTCCATCCTCGGCGACGAAACCTACGGCGGCGCGACACCGCGCACGCTGCCATTCAGCAAAAGCGAACCGTTCACCCGCAATCTGCTGGAGCTGATGTCCCGCCAGGCGCTGCACGCCCAGACCCTCCGTTTCCGCCAGCCCACCACCGGCGAACCGCTCTCCTTCTCCGCCCCCCTGCCGGAAGATATGGAGCTCGTGCTTGAAAAAATCCGAACCGTTATGACGGCCTCTCAATCCTGA
- the lpdA gene encoding dihydrolipoyl dehydrogenase, whose protein sequence is MQQSESSSAQFDVAVIGSGPGGYEAALHAARHGMKVCLVEKASLGGVCVNWGCIPTKALLRSAEVYDLAKNPSEFGVNVSELSFDLAQAVKRSRKVSLKSSKGVEFMLKKAKVEVWRGEAVLTGSKGVKVTAEDGSERSLEAANIIVATGAQPRVIPGLEPDGKKIITSREALILKDVPESMIVVGGGAIGVEMAWFYAKAGAKVTIVELMPRLLPAEEAEVSEALKRSFEKVDITVQCGAKLGNVAISEFGVNADLLAEGKEPQKIEASCMLVAVGVTGVIDGLGLDAAGIETERGFIRTDELCRTSASGIYAIGDVRGGMLLAHKASAEAAIAVEAIAGKLPEPLSEPLIPRCVYAQPSVASVGLTEEAAIAAGYKVLVGRSQFAASGKANAYGQLEGFVKLVFNAETGKMLGGHLIGHDAVELIGELGLACRYGVTAEGLVGTVHAHPTLSETVREAAFAALQSKG, encoded by the coding sequence ATGCAGCAGTCAGAGAGTTCGTCAGCGCAGTTCGATGTGGCTGTCATCGGTTCCGGCCCCGGTGGTTACGAAGCGGCGCTTCATGCAGCCCGTCACGGCATGAAGGTGTGTCTTGTTGAAAAGGCTTCGCTTGGCGGGGTTTGCGTGAACTGGGGCTGTATTCCGACCAAGGCGCTGCTCCGGAGTGCCGAAGTGTACGATCTGGCGAAGAATCCGTCGGAGTTCGGCGTGAACGTCAGCGAGTTGTCGTTTGATCTCGCGCAGGCTGTCAAGCGCAGCCGGAAGGTGTCGCTGAAAAGTTCCAAAGGTGTCGAATTCATGCTGAAAAAGGCAAAGGTCGAGGTGTGGAGAGGCGAAGCGGTGCTGACTGGTAGTAAAGGTGTGAAGGTGACCGCGGAGGATGGTTCGGAGCGTTCGCTCGAAGCGGCGAACATCATCGTCGCGACCGGCGCGCAGCCGCGCGTAATTCCGGGGCTTGAACCGGACGGCAAGAAGATCATCACGAGCCGAGAGGCGCTGATTCTGAAAGATGTTCCGGAGTCGATGATCGTGGTCGGCGGCGGGGCGATCGGCGTCGAGATGGCCTGGTTCTACGCCAAGGCGGGGGCGAAAGTGACCATCGTCGAACTGATGCCGCGCTTGTTGCCAGCTGAGGAGGCGGAGGTTTCCGAAGCGCTGAAACGCTCGTTCGAGAAGGTGGATATTACCGTGCAGTGCGGTGCGAAGCTCGGCAATGTCGCCATCAGCGAGTTCGGTGTGAATGCCGATTTGCTCGCGGAGGGGAAGGAGCCTCAGAAAATCGAGGCTTCGTGTATGCTCGTGGCGGTGGGCGTGACTGGCGTCATCGATGGCCTCGGCCTCGATGCGGCGGGCATCGAGACGGAGCGCGGATTCATTCGCACCGACGAACTGTGCCGCACCTCCGCATCCGGCATTTACGCTATCGGCGACGTGCGTGGCGGAATGCTGCTGGCGCATAAGGCCTCGGCGGAGGCGGCGATTGCGGTCGAGGCAATCGCCGGAAAGTTGCCCGAGCCGCTATCCGAGCCGTTGATTCCTCGATGTGTCTATGCCCAGCCCTCGGTGGCATCGGTCGGCCTGACCGAAGAGGCTGCGATTGCGGCGGGTTACAAGGTGCTGGTCGGACGTTCGCAGTTTGCTGCATCCGGTAAAGCCAACGCCTACGGCCAGCTCGAAGGCTTCGTCAAGCTGGTCTTCAACGCCGAAACCGGCAAGATGCTCGGCGGCCACCTCATCGGCCACGACGCGGTCGAGCTGATCGGCGAATTGGGGCTGGCGTGCCGCTACGGCGTGACCGCCGAAGGGCTGGTCGGCACGGTGCACGCGCACCCGACGCTCTCGGAGACGGTTCGCGAGGCCGCGTTCGCCGCGCTGCAAAGCAAGGGGTGA
- the bchI gene encoding magnesium chelatase ATPase subunit I, which translates to MAFPFTSIVGQEEMKLSLILNIIDPRIGGVLVMGHRGTGKSTTVRALAEVLPLIDRVKGDIYNRTVEQYIEMESGVKGAPVLKASDVKTEKIPVPVVDLPLGATEDRVCGTIDIEKALTSGVKAFEPGLLAQANRGFLYIDEVNLLDDHLVDVLLDVAASGKNVVEREGISIRHPARFVLVGSGNPEEGELRPQLLDRFGLHARIITINDVAKRVEIVKLRREYDENPEAFLKKVVRQQQKLQKEIVAAQKLLPKVSMDDSVLTDIARLCMALGIDGHRGELTITRTAHAFAALQGDTNVTMEHVRKIAGLCLRHRLRKDPLETVDAGEKIDRELAKVLGEAEVAA; encoded by the coding sequence ATGGCATTCCCCTTTACTTCCATCGTTGGTCAGGAAGAGATGAAGCTCAGTCTGATTCTCAACATCATCGATCCGAGGATCGGCGGCGTTCTGGTCATGGGTCATCGCGGTACCGGTAAGAGCACGACCGTTCGCGCGCTGGCCGAGGTGCTTCCGCTCATCGACCGCGTCAAGGGCGACATCTACAACCGCACCGTCGAACAGTACATCGAAATGGAGTCCGGCGTCAAGGGCGCTCCGGTGCTCAAGGCTTCCGATGTCAAGACCGAAAAGATTCCCGTCCCTGTTGTTGACCTTCCGCTCGGCGCTACTGAAGACCGTGTTTGCGGAACCATCGATATTGAAAAGGCTCTCACCAGCGGCGTCAAGGCTTTCGAGCCCGGACTGCTCGCCCAGGCCAACCGCGGCTTCCTCTACATTGACGAGGTCAACCTGCTCGATGACCACCTTGTTGACGTGCTGCTCGACGTGGCCGCCAGCGGTAAGAACGTGGTCGAACGCGAAGGTATCAGCATTCGCCACCCTGCCCGCTTCGTGCTGGTTGGTTCAGGTAACCCGGAAGAGGGTGAGCTTCGTCCGCAGCTGCTCGACCGTTTCGGTCTGCACGCCCGCATCATCACCATCAACGACGTGGCCAAGAGGGTCGAGATCGTCAAGCTCCGCCGTGAGTACGACGAGAATCCGGAAGCGTTTCTCAAGAAGGTCGTTCGCCAGCAGCAGAAGCTCCAGAAGGAGATCGTCGCTGCCCAGAAGCTCCTTCCGAAGGTTTCCATGGACGACTCGGTGCTGACCGACATCGCCCGTCTTTGCATGGCTCTCGGCATCGACGGCCACCGCGGCGAGCTGACCATCACCCGCACCGCCCACGCCTTTGCCGCGCTGCAGGGCGACACGAATGTAACCATGGAGCACGTCCGCAAGATCGCCGGTCTGTGCCTCCGCCACCGTCTGCGCAAGGATCCGCTCGAAACCGTCGATGCGGGTGAAAAGATCGATCGCGAACTCGCTAAAGTATTGGGAGAGGCCGAAGTAGCAGCATGA
- the bchD gene encoding magnesium chelatase ATPase subunit D, with the protein MIAFTDIVGMDLAKQALMLLAVDPSLGGVVIPSTVGSGKSTLARAFADILPEGTPFVELPLNVTEDRLIGGVDLEATLASGQRVVQHGVLSKAHKGVLYVDSLSLLDSSAVSHIMDAMSRGAVIVEREGLSEVHPADFMLVGTYDPSDGEVRMGLLDRIGIIVPFTPVNDYRARKQIVSLVMGTRNEEDTQDELRMLRGIIGAAREQLHHVSITNEQIKGLIQTAISLGVEGNRVDIFAIRAALANAALGQRTEVDDEDLKLAVKLVLVPRATRMPEREPSEEEMQQEEPPPPEEQPEQEGEDENAPPDETDSDADEEQEETPDMIEELMMDAIETDLPENILNISLASKKKAKSGSRGEALNNKRGRFVRSQPGEIKSGKVALIPTLISAAPWQAARKAEKAKKGIKTGALVISTDDVKIKRFRDKSGTLFIFMVDASGSMALNRMRQAKGAVASLLQNAYVHRDQVSLISFRGKQAQVLLPPSQSVDRAKRELDVLPTGGGTPLASALLTGWETAKQARTKGITQIMFVMITDGRGNIPLAAAVDPAAAKAPKEELEKEVEALALSIQSDGIASIVVDTQMNYLSRGEAPKLAQKLGGRYFYLPNAKAEQIVEAALS; encoded by the coding sequence ATGATAGCATTTACCGACATTGTAGGAATGGATCTGGCCAAGCAGGCGCTGATGCTCTTGGCCGTCGATCCCTCCCTTGGCGGTGTTGTGATTCCTTCAACCGTAGGTTCTGGAAAATCGACGCTCGCAAGGGCATTCGCCGATATTCTGCCTGAAGGCACTCCCTTCGTGGAGCTGCCGCTGAACGTGACCGAAGACCGTCTTATCGGCGGTGTCGATCTTGAAGCGACCCTTGCCTCCGGCCAGCGCGTCGTGCAGCACGGCGTGCTTTCCAAAGCACATAAGGGTGTGCTTTACGTCGATTCACTCAGCCTGCTCGACAGCTCCGCTGTGTCGCACATCATGGATGCCATGAGCCGCGGCGCGGTGATCGTCGAACGCGAGGGCCTCAGCGAGGTGCATCCGGCTGACTTCATGCTGGTCGGCACCTATGACCCGAGTGACGGTGAGGTGCGCATGGGCCTGCTCGACCGCATCGGCATCATCGTGCCGTTCACCCCTGTCAACGACTATCGCGCCCGCAAGCAGATCGTCAGCCTCGTGATGGGCACGCGTAACGAAGAGGATACGCAGGATGAACTGCGCATGCTTCGCGGCATCATCGGCGCCGCAAGGGAGCAGTTGCACCACGTCTCGATTACCAACGAGCAGATCAAGGGGCTCATTCAGACAGCCATCAGCCTCGGCGTCGAGGGCAACCGCGTCGATATCTTCGCGATTCGCGCCGCCCTTGCCAACGCCGCGCTCGGTCAGCGCACCGAAGTGGACGACGAGGACCTCAAGCTTGCCGTCAAGCTTGTGCTTGTGCCTCGCGCTACCCGCATGCCCGAGCGCGAGCCCAGCGAGGAGGAGATGCAGCAGGAAGAGCCGCCACCGCCAGAGGAGCAGCCCGAACAGGAGGGGGAAGACGAAAACGCACCACCAGACGAGACCGATTCCGATGCCGACGAGGAGCAGGAGGAGACTCCCGACATGATCGAGGAGCTGATGATGGACGCTATCGAGACCGATCTTCCCGAGAACATTCTCAACATCTCGCTCGCATCCAAAAAGAAGGCCAAGTCCGGAAGCCGTGGCGAAGCGCTGAACAACAAGCGCGGTCGCTTTGTGCGCTCGCAGCCCGGCGAGATCAAGAGCGGCAAGGTCGCGCTCATCCCGACGCTCATCTCTGCCGCACCTTGGCAGGCAGCGCGAAAGGCCGAGAAGGCTAAAAAAGGCATCAAGACCGGCGCGCTGGTCATCAGCACGGACGATGTCAAGATCAAGCGTTTCCGCGACAAGTCCGGCACGCTGTTCATCTTCATGGTGGATGCCTCCGGCTCGATGGCGCTGAACCGCATGCGCCAGGCCAAGGGCGCGGTGGCGAGCCTGTTGCAGAACGCCTACGTGCATCGCGACCAGGTCTCGTTGATCTCGTTCCGCGGCAAGCAGGCGCAGGTGCTCCTGCCACCATCGCAGAGCGTGGATCGCGCCAAGCGTGAGCTTGACGTGCTGCCTACCGGCGGCGGAACTCCGCTCGCCTCGGCGCTGCTCACCGGCTGGGAAACCGCCAAGCAGGCGCGCACCAAGGGGATCACGCAGATCATGTTCGTCATGATTACCGACGGTCGCGGTAACATTCCGCTGGCCGCCGCAGTCGATCCCGCCGCCGCCAAAGCGCCCAAAGAGGAGCTGGAGAAAGAGGTGGAAGCACTGGCCCTCTCAATCCAGAGCGACGGCATCGCCTCTATCGTGGTCGATACCCAGATGAACTACCTCTCACGCGGCGAAGCCCCCAAGCTCGCCCAGAAACTCGGTGGCCGCTACTTCTACCTTCCCAACGCCAAAGCCGAACAGATCGTCGAAGCAGCCCTGAGCTGA